The following nucleotide sequence is from Lysobacterales bacterium.
GCTGATGTACTTCCGGTCGAGCAGTTGGCGATGGCGTTCGAGCCTGGCGTCGGCCAGCGCAAGATCTGCTTCGGCCGAGGCCACGGCTTCCTCGCTAAGCGCTGACTTGCAGGTTCAAGTCGTCGGGGACGAGGGTGAGAGTGCTCACTCTTTGCGCACGCGGGAACCTTCACATCGACCAGCCGCTTTGCCGATCTTGCCGGCGACCCGTGCCCAACGTGCTCTGCACGCGCGCACGCACGTCGCCGGCATAGGTTTCCTGATCGCCACGGCTTCGAGTGGGAATCGGCTTGACCACGATCGCGGCTTGGCCGGCTCCAGCGGTTTGCCGGAGCCGCCACAACCGGCTGCAACGAGAACGAACATGGACACGAGTGCAGCAACGACAGGCGCGCGGGCAAGGACACGGCAGATTCCGGTGGACGGGTTAATGAACCGGCATGGCATAGCATGGTTACTAAACCGAACTGTCCAGTATTGTTGCGACCAAATCCGTGAAGCCCGTGTCGAAGAAAAACCGCATGCCAGGGGCGGCCCAAGGACATGGGCAAGCGGATGCCATCCCTCGACGCCGCTAGCACCATAGTTCGACACCCATGGCTTCGACGGTACCAGCATGGACACGATCGCGAAAGTCGCCGAGGTGTCCAAACTCACCGTCTACACGCCTCACTTTCGGCGAGAAGGACGCACTGTTCAAGGCCGCGGTCGAGTCGAAGTGCGAGCAGCAGATGCCGGGCGGCGATCTTCCACGAGCCGGATGGTGCGCCGATCCGCGACGCCCTGCTCGATTGCATTACGGCTTTCACGGCCTGATTCATTGCAGTCCGGAATCGTTGTCCTTGCATCGCATGATGATCGCGAATGCCGGGCTTTCGACGCCCATCTGGCCGAGTTGTTCGACGCCGGTCCAGCAAGACATTGTCGGATTTCCGAGCGATTTCGAACCAGGCGATCGCCGCCAGCCTGACATCCTCGATCCGCCGCGCGCTGCGCAACACTTCTTCCGCCTGCCTGGCGCAGTGGTCATCCAGCAACCGTGCGGGCTGCTCGAAGCCGGTGCCGCGCGAAATTGCCGCGCACATCGACAGCGTCGTAGATGTTCCTTGCGCGCCTACGGGCGGCCCAGCGCGGATCGCGGTCGCTGACTGCGGTGCTGGCAGCGTGACCCGTCTCCGCGCGCTGATCCCGGGTCAGCCGACGTCGCAGGCACCACGAGTTCTCCCGAGAGCACGGTGCGGCAACGCAGTTCGAGCGCAGCGGCGGCGCTGCCGGATTAACAGCGCGCCCGTCCTGGCAGCAATGCCGCCAAGCGTGCGATCAGGCGCAGCGGCATCGGCGGGCGCGTTTCGCGGCCAGCCAGTCCGCATGAGCAGATCCGGAACGGCGCTGGCATGCCCGGCGACGCAGCAATGCCCGACGCAGGACACGCATCAACGGACGGTCGTCGCCGTACAGGTACGACCGACAGCGTCGCGAGATAGAGCGGGTGCGCGATGGCGCGCAGGTCACGCTTTAAGTCGACCAGCACATCCATGGCCGCGAAATCGCGACCGCGACGTTGCGCGAGCAGGATGCGGTCGGCCAGCAAGGCGATGCCGCGCAGGCCGAGGTTGTAGCCGTGCGGTGATCGGGCATGCCGATCGCGGCGTCGCCGATGCAAGCGAAGCGTTCGGCCACGACGCGTTCCCGGCGCCACGCCGACCAGCGGATAGACATGGCGTTCGCCGACCAGATGCATCGCGCCGAGCCGATGCGCGTAATGGCGCGCGACCTCGTCGTTGAACGCTTCGGGCGACAGCGACTGCAGACCTGCGATGTCCGCGGGCGGCAAGGTGATGACCACCGAGGCGAGATCATGCTGCAGCGGCAACAGGGCCAAGGTCTGGCCATACGCCAGCCACTCCCAGGCGATGCCGGGCTGCGGTTTTCGAGGCGCATGCGACAGACCAGCATGCTGCGCCTGAAATCGCGATGACGCGGCAATGCCGGCGGCGCGGCGACTGCTGGAGAAGCGGCTGTCGGCCGCGACCACGAGCCGGGCTCGGCAGAGCGTTCCATCGTCGAGTGTGACTTGAGCATGCGTGGCCTCGTTCCTCACCTCGACGACCTTGCGCCCGAGCCGCCAGTCGATCCCCTCCTGCGCCGTCGCCACCGCGTAAGCGACGCGACGCAGCGCGTGGTTGCTGGCCATCCAGCCGAGCGCGGCCGCGCCCTGCGGTGTCGACACGCGCATCGGCTCGGTCGAATCGCCGTCGAAGACTTGTGCCTCGCGCAGTCGCGCGAATTCGTCGGAGCCGAGCAGCGGCCATTGCCCCAGTCTCGAGCAATTGCCGCGACAGTGGGGTCAAGGCGATCTCGCGGCCATCGTCCAGCGGTTGCGCCAGCGATTCGCGCGTGCCCGGGTCCACGATGCAGACTGCCAAGCCCTGGCGCGCGAGCACGCCGGCCAGGCTTAGGCCGGCCGGGCCGGCACCGATGACGAGAATGTCGTGGATATCGTGCATGGCCGCGCTCCGTGGGATGCGGCATCGTCGAGCATGGCCCGCGGCCGTGCGTTGACTCAGATCAGGTCGGCGCGGCGCGCATCGACTCGGTGTCGGCGGGGGTGCGTCACTGCGACACGCACAGGGCCAGCAACCACGCATTCAAGGTCCCGATGTCACCGCTCGCGTCGTCAGCAATGCGCAGCTGCCAGGCGCCTTGGGCCTGTTTCCCGTTGAACGCGACATAGGACGACTCCGGGCGGAAGCAGCCCGTAAATGGCGCCGATCCGCTGGTGATCGCGGTGGCACAGGCCGAGTTGAATATCGTGTTCGTGTAGTTGGCGCCTGAGGCACCATTGTCGGTGGAGGTCTCGACGCTGGTGGCGTCCGGTGCGAGCAGGGCGATGTCGAGGTCCGAATCGAACGTGTGGGTTGCGTTCAACCGCATCACCACGCGCTGCACCTGTCCTCGCCCGCCGACCGCGATTGCGCTGCCGACGCCGACGGGCTGGTTGTCCGGGATCGACTTGGGGACATCCGCGGAGGTGTACACCACGGCGGTCTGGCCCGCGGCGCATGCACCCACCGATGCATTGCAGTGCAGGGCACAACGGGCGTCGGCACAGTCGATGAGTCCGTTGCCATCGTTATCGAGGCTGTCGTTGCAGTTGATTTCGAACGGCGACTGGCAGACAGAAGGGCTGCCGATGCAGGTATAGGGTGCCTCGATCGTGCACGTGTCCGAACAGCCATCGTTGTTCAGCAGGTTGTCGTCGTCGCACTGCTCGTTGCTGGCAATCACGCCGTCGCCGCAGATCGACAGGCAGACCGACGGTTCCCCGATGCATTGGTAGCCGGTTTCGACGAAGCAGAATCGGCGATTGCAGCCGTCGCCGCCGTCCGGGTTGCCGTCGTCGCATTCTTCGTAGGGACCGTCGAGCACCCCGTCGCCGCAATTGAAGAATCGGCAGTTGGCGGCGCAACCGTCATTCGCTTCCGCGTTGTTGTCGTCGCACTGTTCCGCATCCTGGACGATGTTGTCCGGACAGAGCGACGCCTCCATGCTGGTTCTGAACAAGGGCGAGAACACATCGCCGACGCCGCTGTCGCCGGCAAGAACGACAGGGCTCGACGCGACGCCGAACACGAGCAAGCTTGCGATCAGGTTCCGAGTCAAGACGGGTTCTCCGGCGACGCCGCGAGCGTAGCCGGGACGAAAACCGCAGTCACGCCGCTCGAGCCCGTCGGATTGACGCGTTCGCGACACGCGTGATGAAACAATCGTGCGGTTTACTTCGAGGTTGCCATGCAGAATCTGCTCGACCCCGCCATCCTGTTCTTCGTGTTCGGCTTGCTGGCCGGATTCGTTCGCTCCAATCTCGAGATCCCCGCCGATCGCACGGTTCCTGTCCCTGTACCTGCTGATGGCGCTGGGTCTGAAGGGCGGCTTTGCGTTGCGCGAATCCGGCCTTACCCCGGATGTGGTCTCCAGTTTGGCGCTAGCGGTGTTGATGGCCGTCAGCGTTCCTGCGCTCGGCTACCTGATCTTGCGTCGGTTCCTCAACGGCTATGACGCGGCGGCGTTGGCGGCGACCTACGGTTCGGTGAGCGCGGTCACATTCATCACGGCCGTCCAGTTCCTCGAGCAGAACCACGTGTCGTATGGCGGACATATGGCGGCGGCCATGGCGCTCATGGAATCACCGGCCATCGTCATGGCGGTCATGCTGGCGAACTGGACGCGGCAGCAGCAAGCCGGTGGCGAGGGGTCGCGGTCGGCGATCTCGCCGTCCAAGGTCCTGCATGAGTCCTTCACCGATGGCGCGCAGCTGCTGTTGCTGGGCGCGATGGTCGTGGGTGTAGTGACGGGGGAGTCCGGCGAACGCGCCATGCAACCGTTCTCGGGCGATCTCTTCAAGGGCATGCTGTCGTTCTTCCTGCTCGACATGGGCCTGCTCGCTTCGCGCAACATCGGTGAGCTGCGCGGCAAGTCGCCGTGGTTGCTGCTCTACGCCTTGCTGGCGCCCTGGGTCCATGCCGCCATGGCCCTGGGGCTGGCGCGGGTTGCGGGCTTGTCCGTCGGCGACACCACCCTGCTCATGGTGCTGGCCGCCAGCGCGTCCTACATCGCCGTGCCTGCGGTAGTCCGACAGGCGATCCCCGAGGCGAATCCGTCGCTGTACTTCGGCATGTCGCTCGGTCTGACCTTTCCCTTCAACATCCTGTTCGGCATTCCGATTTACCACGCGGTGGCGCGATGGGCTGCTGAACAGTGAGCGCCTGCGACGCGACTCCCGCCTGGCCCTGAAACCTGCTTCAATGCGCGCCAGCGGGGGTGCCGCGCCATGCGCCGGCTGAGAGAGACCCTTTGAACCTGATCCGATTCGCATCGGCGTAGGGAAGCTTCGATGAGGACTTGCGTCCGGCATCGGCACTCCGCATCCATTCCGAGGAGTTGCCATGAATGCGTTGCCCAGCGATCTGATCCGTCGAACCAGCGAGTTGTCCGAGGCGGTGACCCAGCCGATCCCTGGCTCCCGCAAGATCCATGTCGAAGGGCCAGGCGGCGTGCGGGTGCCGATGCGCGAGATCGCGTTGAGCGACACGCCGAAGGTGTTCGGTGCCGAGAAGAATCCGCCGTTCGCCGTCTACGACACCTCGGGACCGTATACCGATGACTCGGTGCGCATCGACCTGACGGCCGGCCTGGCCGAGCTGCGTGCGCAGTGGATCGACGCGCGCGACGACACGACGCGTCTGCCCGACCTCAGTTCGCAGTACGGGCGCCAGCGCGCGGCCGATCCGAAACTCGCCGCGGTGCGCTTCCCGCGCGTGCATGCGCCGCGTGTCGCGAAGTCCGGCGCCAACGTCACGCAGATGCACTACGCGAAGCGCGGGATCATCACGCCGGAGATGGAGTACATCGCGATCCGCGAGAACGCGAAGCTCGAATCGCTGCGCGCGCTCGGCGGTTTCAAGCAGCATGCAGGCGAGTCGTTCGGTGCGGCGATCCCGAACCTGATCACGCCCGAGTTCGTGCGCGACGAAGTCGCTCGCGGCCGCGCGATCATCCCGAACAACATCAACCATCCGGAAACCGAGCCGATGATCATCGGCCGCAACTTCCGGGTGAAGATCAACGCCAACATCGGCAACTCGGCGGTGACGAGTTCGATTGCCGAGGAAGTCGAAAAGATGGTGTGGGCGATCCGCTGGGGCGCCGATACGGTCATGGACCTGTCGACCGGCAAGCACATCCACGAAACCCGCGAATGGATCATGCGCAATTCGCCGGTGCCGATCGGCACCGTGCCGATCTACCAGGCGCTGGAAAAAGTGGACGGTCGCGCCGAAGAACTGACCTGGGACATTTTCCGCGACACCCTGATCGAACAGGCCGAGCAGGGCGTCGACTACTTCACGATCCATGCCGGCGTGCGTCTCGCCTACGTGCCGCTGACCGCGCGTCGCGTCACCGGCATCGTCTCGCGCGGCGGTTCGATCATGGCCAAGTGGTGCCTGGCGCATCACCGGGAATCGTTCCTGTACACGCATTTCGAAGAGATCTGCGAGATCATGAAGGCCTACGACGTCGCCTTCTCGCTCGGCGACGGCCTGCGTCCGGGCTCGATTGCCGATGCCAACGATCGCGGCCCAGTTCGCCGAACTGGAAACGCTCGGCGAACTGACCAAGATCGCCTGGAAGCACGACGTGCAGACCATGATCGAAGGCCCCGGCCACGTGCCGATGCAGCTGATCAAGGAGAACATGGACAAGCAGCTGCGCGAGTGCGGCGAAGCGCCGTTCTACACGCTCGGCCCGCTGACCACCGATATCGCGCCCGGCTACGACCACATCACCAGCGCGATCGGCGCGGCGATGATCGGCTGGTACGGCACCGCCATGCTCTGCTACGTCACGCCCAAGGAACACCTCGGCCTGCCGAACAAGCAGGACGTGCGCGACGGCATCATCACCTACAAGATCGCCGCGCACGCGGCCGATCTCGCCAAGGGTCATCCGGGCGCACAGGCCCGCGACAACGCGCTCAGCAAGGCGCGTTTCGAGTTCCGTTGGCAGGACCAGTTCAATCTCGGTCTCGATCCCGAGAAGGCCAAGGAATTCCACGACGAGACCTTGCCCAAGGAAGCCGCCAAGCACGCGCATTTCTGTTCGATGTGCGGCCCGAACTTCTGCTCGATGAAGATCACCCAGGACGTGCGCGACTACGCCGCCGAACAGGGCGTCGACGATCAGGCTGCGCTCGAGAAAGGCATGGCTGACAAGGCGCGGGAATTCCGCGAGCAGGGTGCGGAGATCTATCGGCCGGAGTGATTTCACTCCGGCTTCGCACGCGTGAAATCGATCGCGACGATTTCTTGGCGCGGCCTTGAGTTCTCTCCGTGTTGAATGCGGCCACCCGAAAGGGCCCACAACAACCGAGGAGAACCCGATGAACACCGCAATCCGCAATACCGCATTGGCCTTGGCCCTGCTGCTGCCGCTGTCGGCATCGGCAGAAGGCTTCCGTGCATCGCTGAGCGCCTTCAACCTGAACCCGAAATCCGACAACGGCGCGCTCGCCAACGGCGCGCTCGACGTGTCGGTCAACAGCGAAACCAACTTCACCCTGGCCGGCGAATACGCCTTCACCGACAACTGGAGCGTCGAAGTGCAATACGGCTTCGGCTTCGACCACGAAGTCAGCCTCAACGGCGCCAAGTCGCTCGAGATCACACACAAGCCGCTGACCGTGGCCGGCAAATACACGTTCGGCGGCGACAAGCTGCGTCCGTATCTCGGCCTCGGCCTCAACCGCACCAGCTTCGGAGATGAGCGCGAGTTCGGACCGATCGCCGGTACCAATACTTCGCTGGACGATTCGACCGGACTGGCTGCCCTGGCCGGTGTGGAGTTCGCACTGAACGAGCGTTTCGCGTTGCGCGGCGAAGCCCGCTTCATCGACATGGACACGGATGTGGCTGTCAACGGCGATGATGTCGGTACGGCGAACGTGGATCCGCTTCTGATCGGCGTGTCGGCTGTCCTGAAGTTCTGATCGCGCTCAGTCCGACTGGAAGCGCGGCAGCTGTTCGATGATCCATTGCAGGCGCTGGAGCGGGTCGCCCTGTTCCAGCGCCTGCTGCTTTTCGGCAGTGTCGAGCGGCAGGCGCTCGATCACGCGCCAGCTCACCCAGTCGGCATCGTCGAAGCGCGCCTTCTCGGCGGCTGCGAGTTGCGAATGGCCATGTTCGGCGAGGCGTTCGAGGATCGTCACCAGCACGGCGTATTCGACCGGAACCGGCATCGCGGGTGCGGGCTCGGACCATGCCACCTCGGCGACGCGCAGGCCGTTTCCCTCGACCTGACTGTCGAGGACGCGAAATCGCCGGGCCCCTTCGACGCGGATGCCGAGCAGGCCGTCGGGCAGCGTGTTGAAGTCGATGATGCGTGCCTCGCAACCGACCGCGTGAATCGTGCTGCCGGCATCGGTGTCTTGTCCTTCCTGGATCAGCACGACGCCGAATCCGCAGCCCTTACGGCTGCAGTCGCGGACCAGATCGAGGTAGCGCGTTTCGAAGATGCGCAAGTCCAGCCAGGCACCCGGCAGCAGCACCGAATTCAGCGGGAACAACGGCAACGTGTCGTGGCTCATGCGCCGATCCTTTGCGCGTACCGGCGCGGCGCATTGTCGAAGCCGCCGTTGGACATGAACACCACGCTGTCGCCGGGGCGAGCGCGCATTTGCAATTCGTCCAGCAGTGCATCGACGGTCGTGACCGCGATCGCGGCGCCACGGACCGCAGCGATGACCTGGTCGGCATGCCAGGGCAATTCCGGGCGCGCGAGAAAGACGACGACATCGGCATCGGCCAACGAGGGTGCCAGTCCGTCGGCATGTGCGCCCATGCGCATCGAATTCGAGCGCGGCTCGATCGCGACGACGATGCGGCCCTCGCCGACTTTGGCGCGCAATCCGGCGAGCGTGGTCGCGATCGCGGTCGGGTGATGCGCGAAGTCGTCATAGACGCGGATGCCACTGCGATCGGCCACCCGTTCCATCCGACGTTTCGGATTGCGGAAGCCGGACAAGGCCTCGACTGCACGTGCCGGTTCGATGCCATAGGCCGCTGCGGCCGCGACCGCCGCGAGTGCGTTCATCACGTTGTGGCGGCCCAGGGTTTCCCAATGTGCGTCGCCGATCGCGACGCCGCGATGCAGGACGCGGAATGCACTGCCGTCGGGCGCGAGCAGTTCGGCGCGCCATTCGGCGTCGCGGTCGATCGCGAAGCGTTCGACGGGTGTCCAGCAGCCTTTCGCGAGCACGCGCGCGAGTGCATCGTCTTCGCCGTTCACGATCAGGCGGCCATTGCCGGGCACGGTGCGGACCAGATGATGGAACTGGCGCTCGATGTCGGCGAGCGAATCGAAGATGTCGGCGTGGTCGAATTCGAGATTGTTGAGCACCGCGATCTCGGGCCGGTAATGCACGAACTTCGAACGCTTGTCGAAAAAGGCGGTGTCGTACTCGTCGGCTTCGACGACAAAGGCGTCGCCGGCACCGAATCGCGCCGAGACGCCGAAGTTTTCCGGCACGCCACCGACCAGAAAGCCGGGATGCGCGCCGCAGGCGTCCAGAAGCCATGCGAGCAGGCTGGTGGTCGTGGTCTTGCCGTGGGTGCCGGCCACCGCGAGCACACGCTTCGACGCGAGCACCCGTTCGCCCAGCCATTGCGGCCCGGAGATATAGCGCAGGCGCTGGTCGAGCGCGTATTCCATGGCGGCATTGCCGCGCGAGATCGCATTGCCGACGATGGTCAGGTCCGGTGCCGGCTGCAGGTGTTCGGCGCGATAACCCTGCAGCAAGGTGATACCGAGTTGTTCGAGCTGGGTGCTCATCGGCGGATAGACGTTCTGGTCCGATCCGGCGACGGTCTCGCCAAGCTCGCGCGCCAGTGCGGCGATGCCGCCCATGAACGTGCCACAGATACCGAGGATGTGCAGGGTCATCGAAAAGCCTGTGCGAAGAGGAGGGCGATCACGAATTCGGCGGCGGCAATCAGCAGGACCAGGGCAAGTGCCCGCGACCAGGCGATGTCCAGCGCCTGGCGCAGCACATGCACTCGCAGCGCCAGGTACCAGATCAGCAGCGGCATCATCAGGCCCATCAACACGGCCTGTCCGGGCTTCAGATCCTCGGGATTCTTGGGGATCGGCAGCACCGCGGCCAGCAACACCAGCGTCAGCAGCGACAGCGCCACACGCACCAGCAGCAGTGCGGTCGCGGTCTGCACGAAGCGTGCCCGCTTGTCCGCCATCGTGAGCAGACCGTGGATCAGCAGCAGGGCAAC
It contains:
- a CDS encoding outer membrane beta-barrel protein produces the protein MNTAIRNTALALALLLPLSASAEGFRASLSAFNLNPKSDNGALANGALDVSVNSETNFTLAGEYAFTDNWSVEVQYGFGFDHEVSLNGAKSLEITHKPLTVAGKYTFGGDKLRPYLGLGLNRTSFGDEREFGPIAGTNTSLDDSTGLAALAGVEFALNERFALRGEARFIDMDTDVAVNGDDVGTANVDPLLIGVSAVLKF
- a CDS encoding DUF4215 domain-containing protein, which encodes MTRNLIASLLVFGVASSPVVLAGDSGVGDVFSPLFRTSMEASLCPDNIVQDAEQCDDNNAEANDGCAANCRFFNCGDGVLDGPYEECDDGNPDGGDGCNRRFCFVETGYQCIGEPSVCLSICGDGVIASNEQCDDDNLLNNDGCSDTCTIEAPYTCIGSPSVCQSPFEINCNDSLDNDGNGLIDCADARCALHCNASVGACAAGQTAVVYTSADVPKSIPDNQPVGVGSAIAVGGRGQVQRVVMRLNATHTFDSDLDIALLAPDATSVETSTDNGASGANYTNTIFNSACATAITSGSAPFTGCFRPESSYVAFNGKQAQGAWQLRIADDASGDIGTLNAWLLALCVSQ
- the mpl gene encoding UDP-N-acetylmuramate:L-alanyl-gamma-D-glutamyl-meso-diaminopimelate ligase, which codes for MTLHILGICGTFMGGIAALARELGETVAGSDQNVYPPMSTQLEQLGITLLQGYRAEHLQPAPDLTIVGNAISRGNAAMEYALDQRLRYISGPQWLGERVLASKRVLAVAGTHGKTTTTSLLAWLLDACGAHPGFLVGGVPENFGVSARFGAGDAFVVEADEYDTAFFDKRSKFVHYRPEIAVLNNLEFDHADIFDSLADIERQFHHLVRTVPGNGRLIVNGEDDALARVLAKGCWTPVERFAIDRDAEWRAELLAPDGSAFRVLHRGVAIGDAHWETLGRHNVMNALAAVAAAAAYGIEPARAVEALSGFRNPKRRMERVADRSGIRVYDDFAHHPTAIATTLAGLRAKVGEGRIVVAIEPRSNSMRMGAHADGLAPSLADADVVVFLARPELPWHADQVIAAVRGAAIAVTTVDALLDELQMRARPGDSVVFMSNGGFDNAPRRYAQRIGA
- a CDS encoding FAD-dependent monooxygenase translates to MHDIHDILVIGAGPAGLSLAGVLARQGLAVCIVDPGTRESLAQPLDDGREIALTPLSRQLLETGAMAAARLRRIRATARGTSLRRRFDRADARVDTAGRGRARLDGQQPRAASRRLRGGDGAGGDRLAARAQGRRGEERGHACSSHTRRWNALPSPARGRGRQPLLQQSPRRRHCRVIAISGAACWSVACASKTAARHRLGVAGVWPDLGPVAAAA
- a CDS encoding LON peptidase substrate-binding domain-containing protein → MSHDTLPLFPLNSVLLPGAWLDLRIFETRYLDLVRDCSRKGCGFGVVLIQEGQDTDAGSTIHAVGCEARIIDFNTLPDGLLGIRVEGARRFRVLDSQVEGNGLRVAEVAWSEPAPAMPVPVEYAVLVTILERLAEHGHSQLAAAEKARFDDADWVSWRVIERLPLDTAEKQQALEQGDPLQRLQWIIEQLPRFQSD